The sequence AGGTGGACTACGGCATGGGCGGAGGAATCATGACAGAACATCATGGACACTCAATGTTCTCCAGATTACCTGCTGGTGCTTACGACGGGATGGCACTCTCTGAGGAAGTCCTAGAGGAGTACTACTCTGCAAAGGCCAATCACACTGCGCAGATCGACCAACAGAGAGATGCCCTGCTGATTTACGACTATGAAGGCCAGGGGTCACCGGTAGGGTCTGTGGGCTGCTGCAGCCTACTGGGGGCTGATGATGACTtggacttcctcaccgacctGGGGCCCAAGTTCAAGACCCTGGCCCAGATCTGCCAGGGGTCGATAGCTATGGAGGCGGAGACTGTCAATGTGTCTGTGTCACCCACTCATCCTAGACCTACCACATCCACTCACACAGAGGTCAGCAGAAATACTGCTCTCAATGTCAATACCCTGAACACCTCAGTCACCACCTCCACCCCCCTACAGGAGAGCCTGATTACTCGGGACCAGGGATCGGTCACCATCCCCAGGTCTCATATCCAGGAGAACGTGGTGATCCCCAGGCAGACCGTCCTCATCCAGCAGCCCACCATGTACTATGCCGCTGCCCCCACCATGTACATGGTGGAGCCTCAGCCCCAGTTGTTGCTggtggagcagagaggaggaggtggttatGTCCATTCCCAGCAGGCGGCAGGCCATGTGGGGGTAGGGACCGGTCAGGGGATGGTGCAGGCAGGAGGGCTCCATGGTTCTCGGGGTATGCTGCTAGTAGAGAAGCAGATGGGagtgggtggtggtgggggaggcCATGGTCATGTCATTATGGGCGGAGGCCAGTTCTTACAGGGAGCCGGCCAAACTATTACTGGGGGAGGTCACGTTATTACAGAGACGAGCCAAACCATTACGCAGGGAGGCCAGATTCTACAGGGGGCAGGGCAGACCATGATTGGAGGAGGCCATCTCTCGCCAGAAGGAAGCTTCTCACAGGGTTCTAGGAAAGTGCTGGTTGTTGAGTGGGTCCGGGCCAGCCTCGGCAGTAGGGGGCAGTGCAGGCTTATGGGCACCCCAGGTCACCCT comes from Salvelinus alpinus chromosome 21, SLU_Salpinus.1, whole genome shotgun sequence and encodes:
- the LOC139548609 gene encoding desmoglein-2.1-like; amino-acid sequence: MRRIAERIHKFILIACRCHDHLLRYAKIYDEDHWLIIDEKTAEIKLNKLPDRESKYLVNGTYYAKIIAITTDLPSKTATGTIAIQVEDFNDHCPTLTATTTTMCLGDTAVYVTAVDGDAFPNGAPFKFRVIQDDSKQKWMVEHLNATTAILRDHAHMWPGHYKVAVEIHDQQGKACADIQILNVVVCTCDQVNKVCFERRTGTDVTLGAPAILLLLLGLLLLLVPLLLLFCLCGGAAAIGDFKPIPFDTKEHLIAYHTEGQGEDKEVPLLNVPVEMEHGPIKTGNVVKYGGNTGFIGRIGAIEGAAGGVSGDGFTSSSMFTGAHQHYHGFHQPSGRLEVDYGMGGGIMTEHHGHSMFSRLPAGAYDGMALSEEVLEEYYSAKANHTAQIDQQRDALLIYDYEGQGSPVGSVGCCSLLGADDDLDFLTDLGPKFKTLAQICQGSIAMEAETVNVSVSPTHPRPTTSTHTEVSRNTALNVNTLNTSVTTSTPLQESLITRDQGSVTIPRSHIQENVVIPRQTVLIQQPTMYYAAAPTMYMVEPQPQLLLVEQRGGGGYVHSQQAAGHVGVGTGQGMVQAGGLHGSRGMLLVEKQMGVGGGGGGHGHVIMGGGQFLQGAGQTITGGGHVITETSQTITQGGQILQGAGQTMIGGGHLSPEGSFSQGSRKVLVVEWVRASLGSRGQCRLMGTPGHPAERPGVVLHLFLRWS